Proteins from a single region of Anaerolineae bacterium:
- a CDS encoding GNAT family protein, with amino-acid sequence LFAGHNPKNEASRHLLEKLGFRYSHDEYYAPTGLNHPSYMMTADEYDQLKNSD; translated from the coding sequence CCTTTTCGCGGGCCACAATCCCAAAAATGAAGCTTCGCGTCACCTCCTCGAAAAGCTAGGTTTTCGTTACAGTCATGATGAGTACTATGCGCCAACGGGCCTCAATCACCCCTCGTACATGATGACTGCGGACGAATATGACCAGTTAAAGAATTCAGATTAG